In Bacillota bacterium LX-D, the genomic window GTCTGACACAGGCACGTTCTACATCAATATGGACTTTCAGTTTTATTATTCAGAGCAGGTTTAAAGGAGGTTGATAACAATGGCATTACAGGAAAAAGTGGAAAGCTTATGGTGGGAACCAGCAATGTTACTGAGATAAAGAACTGGTCGTTGGACCTAGGACTGGACACAATAGAAACTACAGCGTTGGGGGATGAATGGAAAAACTTCATCGCCGGACTCAAGGAGTGGTCGGCAAGCGCAGAAGGCAGCTGGAATGTAGCTGTGGATGCACAAGGACAGAAGGCTCTGCAGGATGCCTATTTGAGCGGTGCGACAGTAAGCCTTAAGCTTTATGTAGATGCGGCTCACTATTATAGCGGCGAAGCGTTTATTTCTTCCTTTTATACCGATGCGACAGCTTCCAAACAGCGGTATGAGGGTTTTGGCATTATCAATTCCGACAGCCTTGAAGCGGCAGTGAATGATGTAATTAATGAAACAATTGAGATACAGGGAGTTGGAGAATTATTTTTCAGAGAAGGATAAAATAAGTATTGGCACTGACGTTGCGTCACCCTTTATACTGGCTTTGGGAGGTGAGTGAATGGCATATACAGTAAAACAGGTTTCTGAAATGACAGGCGTAA contains:
- a CDS encoding phage tail tube protein, translated to MVGTSNVTEIKNWSLDLGLDTIETTALGDEWKNFIAGLKEWSASAEGSWNVAVDAQGQKALQDAYLSGATVSLKLYVDAAHYYSGEAFISSFYTDATASKQRYEGFGIINSDSLEAAVNDVINETIEIQGVGELFFREG